From the Paenibacillus sp. MMS20-IR301 genome, the window GCTGGGCCATCCCGCCCGAGAGCTCCCGGGGGTAAGCCTGTTCGAACCCTTTCAGCCGGACCAGCCCGATGAGTTCCTCCACACGGCGACGGATCTTAGGGTCCTTCAAGGAAAGATTGCCGGCAATATTTTTCTGCACAGTCAGCCAGGGGAACAGGCGGGGCTCCTGAAAAATAAAGCCTTTCTCTATGCTGGGCCCCAGAATAGGCTGGCCGTTCAGCAGAATTCTGCCTTCATAGGCGTTATCCAGCCCGGCGATGATCTTGAGCAGGGTGCTCTTGCCGCAGCCGCTGGGGCCGATAATGGTGACGAATTCGCCTTCACTGACAGATAGGCTGATATTATGCAGGGCCTGCACCTGTCCCTGGGGGACGGTGAAGGCTTTGTGCAGACCGCTGATCTGCAGGATGTGACTGTTCATGAATGTACCTCCTTCAATGATATCCGGACGGTTCGGAGTTCCCGGCAGGCTGTGAGCGTACAGAGTTCCCCAAGGCTACCGCTTCTCCGCGGGCAGCCTGATCCTGCCGGGTGTCAAGGCCGTCCAGCGGCAGCAGCGGGAAGAGCAGCTCGGCTACACGATAGGCCTCCTCCAGGTGGGGATACCCGGAGAACACGAAGGTCTCAATGCCGAGTGCTGCATATTCGCGCATCCGCAGCGCCACCGTCTCAGGGTCTCCGACCAGTGCTGTGCCGGCTCCGCCGCGGACGAGGCCGATGCCTGCCCACAGGTCCGGGCTGATTGTAAGCTGCGAGCGGTCTCCGCCATGGAGCTCTGCCATTCTCTTCTGTCCGACGGAATCCATCTTGTTGAACACCTGCTGGGCTGCTGCAATAGTATCCTCATCCAGATGGGAGATCAGGCGTTCCGCCGCTTGCCAGGCTTCCTCCCGGGTCTCGCGGACAATGACATGCAGCCGGATGCCGAAGCGGACGGTCCGGCCTTCCAGCTCGGCAAGCCGCCGGACGGCGGCGATTTTGGCTTTGACCTGTTCTGGCGGCTCCCCCCAGGTAAGGTATACGTCAATATGCCTCGCTGCCGTTCTCAGCGCCGCGTCAGAGGAGCCTCCGAAATACAGCGGAGGGTAAGGCGACTGGACCGCTGGCTGCAGCACCTTGGCTTTGCTCACCTGAATATGCTTGCCCGAGAAGGTAACCTCCTCCTGCCGGATGGCCTTCCGCCAGACGGTAAGGAATTCATCCGCCCGTTCGTAACGTTCGTCATGGCTCAGAAAGACGCCATCCCCCTGAAGCTCCTCCGGGTCGCCCCCGGTAACCACGTTCAGGAGCAGGCGGCCTCCGGAGCTGCGGTCGAAGGTTGCGGCCATCCGTGCTGCGAGCGTGGGCGACATGAGATCCGGGCGGATCGCGACCAGGAATTTCAGCCTCCGGGTTAAGGGAAGCAGCGAAGACGCTATGACCCAGGCATCCTCGCAGCCTCTTCCCGTAGGAATCAGCACGCCCTCATAACCGAGATCATCGGCAGCAGCGGCGATTTGCCGGTAATACCCCGGCGTGGCCGCCCTGCTGCCGGTTTCTGTTCCCAAATACCGGCCATCTCCATAGGTGGGAATAAACCAGAATATCTTCACTAAGAGACCTCCTCAAATTAAATAATTGTGTATTGGAATACTTGGTTTAAGGATAGGCTGAATGATCACCCGGACCTGTCCTCATCAGGTGCTTAAGGAAGGCAGCTTCTGCTTATTAATCAGCCCGAGAATCTCCTCCCGCAGTCTGTGAAATTCAGGTGTATAGCGGGTATTGCCGGACTCTCCTCCCGTAATGCCGTAGGTGAACGGGGGGGTGAACTCCTGCAGAATCCGGCCGGGGCTTCGGGACATCACCAGCACTCGGGTTCCAAGCGAGAGGGCTTCATCCACATCGTGGGTAATGAACAGAATTGTACAGCCCGTCTCCCGCCATATGTTCCGCAGCAGCAGCTGCATGTCTTCGCGGGTCAGGGCATCCAGTGCACCAAACGGCTCATCCATCAGCAGCACACGCGGATTGTTAACGAGAGCCCGGGCAATGGCTACACGCTGCTTCATGCCTCCGGACAGCTCATAAGGCTTATGTCCGGCATAGTCCAGCAATCCAACCTTGCGCAGGTACTCGTCAGCGAGTCTCAAACTCTCCGGCTTCGGAATTTTCCGCATTTTCAGTCCGAATCTGACATTCTCCCTGGTGCTCAGCCAGGAGTAGAGCGGGGGCTGCTGAAATACCACTCCGCGATGCCAATCCGGTCCTTTGATCTCTTCCCCGTCCATTACAGCAGTGCCTCCGGTTGGAGCAATCAAGCCGGCTATAATTTTGAGCAGTGTACTTTTCCCGCAGCCGGACGGGCCCAGAAGGCATACGAATTCACCTTCATGCAGCTTGATGTCAATATCCTCAAGCACATTTGCAGCGCTGCCCTGCCCGTAGGCGAGAGATACATTCTCTACAGAGATAATGGCGTCCGGGTTCTCCCGGGAGGTGATCTGTCCGGCTATCGGCATACAGTACAGCCTCCTGTCCTTATTTCAGTGCCCGCTCAATATATTCGGAGTTGATCCCCTGTTTGAAGGCCTCAAGGTCCGGCGCCTGTTCGAGTGCCTTCTGCTCCACGAGGAAGTCGGCGGTCGCCTTCAGAATACTGGCCAAATCCCCTTTGCTGTCACCCGGGCCGAAATATTTGGCCGACAGCTGCTCACCGGCAGGCAGCCAGATGAGATCGCCTGTTTGTTTCAGCGCTTCCTCTTTGCTGATATTAAGACCTTTAGCAAGCGCTTCGCCGGCTTCATCAGGACTTCTGGTGTACAGGTCGTAGGCCTTTTGCTGAACCTTGATATACTTGGCGACAATGTCCGGGTACTTACCGGCAAAAGCTTTGCTGACCACTCCGACATCGGCAGTGACTATGCCTTGTTCGGCTAACTTGCCGCTGTCAGTCAGTACTGTGCCATCCTTCAGCAGTTCACCCAGCACCGGATTCCATACGTAAGCGGCATCGATATCGCCTCTTTGCCAGGCGGCAAAAATATCATTCGGCTGCAGATCCAGAATCTGCACATCCGCCAGATTCACACCTGCAAGCTCCAGTGCGTTCAGCAGACTGTAGTGTGCCGTAGAGCTGAAGGGAACGGCTACCTTCTTGCCGGCCAGTTCCTTGAGGGAGCTCACTCCTGCACTGTTCCTGACGGCAAGTGATTCGGCGGGACCTATGACATCGTGAATCCAGAACACCTCATAGGCAAGACCGGTTGCAATGCCTACGGATGCCGGCGTGCTGCCCATCAGTCCGATATCAATGCTACTCGAGGCAAAGGCAGTGTTCACATCCCGGCCGGAATCGAATTTCTTGAAATTTACCGGTACACCCAGTTCATCCTCATACCATTCCTTGGCCCTGGCGACAACTTCATCATTCGGAATGTCCTGGTATCCGATGGTGACGGACTCCGGTTTGGCTGCGCCGTCAGCCTCCTTGCTGTTCCCGCATGCGGCAAGCTGAACGCAGAGTGCAAGGGCCACCCCGCCAGTGAGCAGCAGTCTAAGCTTCTTTTTCAAAATGATTCCTCCCCTATCTATTCTTTGCCCTTCCACGGAACCGCTTTGCGTTCAATGGCCCGCAGTCCGGCGTCAATCCACATTCCGGTAATGCCCATAATGATAATCCCTACGAAAATAATATCGCTCCGCAAAAATTTGCTGGCATCGAGTACCATCCAGCCGATACCGGTTACTGCCGCGACCATTTCAGCCGCAACCAGTGTCGTATAGGAGACACCGACGGCTGTTCTGAGGCCGATGAATATATCCGGCAGACAGGCGGGAAACACAACATGGAAGAAGATCTGCCGGCTGTCAGCCCCAAGGGTATAAGCGCCGTCAATATAATCCTGCTTCAGCTTACGCACGCCCGACTCGCAGGCAATAAATACAGGGGCAAAGCCGGCCAGATACAGCAGGGCAATCTTGGAGGAATCCTCAATGCCCATCCACAGCACGAGCAGGGTATAATAGGCGAGCGGCGGAAGCGGACGGTAAAATTCAACAAGCGGATACATGATGGCGCGGACTTTAGAGTTATAACCGCTTAGCAGCCCGAGGGGGATAGCGGTCAGGATGACCAGCACGAAGGAGCTTAACAGCCGCATCATGCTGTCTCTAAGATGTGTCAGCAGGCTATTATCCTTGTACCCTTCCTGCAGAATATGAATGAAGCTTGTAAATACTCTGTTAGGAGAAGGGACGAGAATTTCAGGCACGAGCTTAAGCTCTGTGAGAGCGAACCATAACAGAAGCAGAATAAGAATAGTACTTATGGTTAACAGCCGCTCAGCCTTTACTAGTCTGCGGGCCCAGCGGCGTAAATTTGCAAGCTTCTCCACCGGATGACTCCTTTCCCGGGCAGTATGGAAGCATGACTGCCCCCTTAATGAGAGCTACAGTTGTCTGCGGAGAGCCTTCCCCAGCGCCCCGGTGATTCTGTCGATTCCGTATTTATCAATGATAAGCGGAGGCGCCATGTACAGCACGTTGTTATAGCCCGGCACACTGCGCGTCATCCTGCCGATAATTACGCCTTCTTCCCGGGCAGCGGCAACAACTTGCGCGAGCCGGTTCTCAGGCAGCGGCACCTTGGAGCGTTTATCCTCCACCAGTTCAACGCCAGCCAGTAAACCCTGCCCGCGGATGTTGCCGACAATAGGCAGCACCTCAAGCTCCCTCAGGCACTCCAGCAGATAAGCACCCATGACAGCACTATTCTCCGCGAGGCGCTCCTCTTCAATAATCCGGATGTTCTCCAGTGCCGCCACCGAGCTGCCCGCGCAGCCGCCGAAGGTACTGATGTCGCGGAAGAAGCCGTCCGGCTCCTCCGGTCCGGCCAGGAACTGGCTGAAGATTTCTTTCCGTGCAAGCGTGGCCGAGATCGGCATATAGCCGCTTGCCAGACCTTTGGCCAAGGTGATGATATCGGGCTCTACATCGTAATGCTGGTGCCCGAACAACGCCCCAGTTCTGCCGAAGCCGGTAACAACCTCATCCAGAATCAGCAGGACACCGTAACGTCTGCAGATTTCCTGCAGCACCGGGTAATACTCCGGAACCGGAGGGATGATCCCGCCGCCGGCGGTTACCGGCTCCAGAATGACTGCGGCCACCGAATCCTCGCCTTCCTGCTGTATCACCTGTTCAAGGGCGCGTGCACAGTCGATATTGCAGCCGGGATAGCTTTTGCCGAAGGGACAGCGGTAACACAGGGCATGGGGAATCTCGGCGAAGCCTTCCGGCAGCGGACCGAAATCCGCCTTCCGTTCCTGCTGCCCGCTGCTGGCCAGCGCAGCCAGGGTGGTGCCGTGATAATCGCGGTTCCGGTATATAATCTTGTATTTCTTCTTACCGGGTGACTTCACGGCGAAGTATTGCCGCACCATCTTGAACGCTTTCTCATTCGCTTCGGAGCCGCTGTTCGAGAGATAGACCTTAGGCAGCGAAGGCAGCAGGGAGGCAAGCTTCGCGGCCAGCATAATGTAAGGCGGGGTGGCCATAGAACCGGCATAATAGGGTAATGTCTTAAGTTGCCTGCTCACGGCATCCGCAATGCTCTCTCTGCCGTGTCCCACATTGACAACCCATACGCCTCCGGACAAGCCGTCCACGAACTCCCTTCCCTGTATATCCTTCAGCATGTAGCCTTTACCTTCAGCCATAATCGGCGGCTCCTGTGTTTCATAGAGCCTGTGATTGGTGAGATGCAGCCACAGATGCTCGCGGTGAAGCTCTGCCAGTTCAGCTGCTTGAGGTACACCGGTCAATGTCTGTTTCATTCCTTGGCCTCCAAATAAACATAATAAAGGCTAAGTTACGTCTCCCCGGAAAGGAGCGCAGCTTAGCCTTCAGTGGTCTGATCAGCTGTATAAGATTGGTTGATACATAAATTACCACACCGAAATTCAACCTGTCAACAGGTTGTACGGACAACCAGACAATGCTATAATATATAATCGCATATGTTTACTTGGAATTATTATAGGACAGAGAGGATGATAGGTGTAGTGCTCGACAGAAATAATTCAATTCCTTTGCATTTACAAGTAAGGAATTTACTCCGGAACGATATATTTAAAGGCAACTACACTGAGAAAATCCCGGCTGAGCATGTACTGATGGATAAATATTCTGTAAGCCGGGCAACGGTCCGCCGGGCGATCCGCACCCTGATTGATGACGGCATGCTTGAGTCCCGGCAGGGCCTTGGTACATTCGTAGCTGTACGGCCGATTGAAGAATGGCTGGGCAATCTGAGCACATTCTATGACATTATCGGCGAGCGCGGACTGACCCCCGATATCCGGGTGCTGAAGCAGGGAATTGTGGAAGCGCCGCAGGATGCAGCGGCAATCTTCGGGGTCCCGCAGCTGTACGAGACCATCCGGCTGCGCCTGGCGAATGATACACCGGTTGTGCTGGAGACACAATATTATCCTCCTGAGATCGGGGAGAAGCTGGCCTTGCTGGATCTAAGCAATGTGTCCACCTACGATGTGCTGGAAACGGAGCTGGGTCTTAATCTGTGGGAAGCACAGCAGACGATAGCCGCTATTATTCCGGCTGCGGAAGAGAAGAAGCTGCTGGGCATGACTGCCGAACCAAGCTGCGCGCTGCTGTCCAAACGGCTGGTGCTGGATCATGACGGGAATCCGCTGGAATATGAGAAAAGCATTTACCGTGCAGATAATTATGCTTTCCGGATTAATCTGACCCGCAGAAGAAAGCTGTAATTGTGAACCTTCCCGGACGTTTTAATTAATTTTATTGACAAAATAAACTTAGCCGCTTTACGATGGATCACATAATTTAACAAATCCTACTGGTTTAGTTAGGATTTAGTTGGGGGAGATCTTATGACGGTTCAACCGGTATTGTCGGCGCAGGAACAAAGACTTCTTCTCGCGCCCGGAGAGCGGACCCTTCCCGGGCATGAGCGGGCGGTCCGGATTCTCCATTCGTTTCAGAACCAGCGTCCCAAAATTGATGTGGAGCGGGCCCGCCTGTTTACCGAATCCTTCAGGCAGACCGAAGGGGAAGCCCTGATTCTGAGATGGTCCAAGGCACTCCTCCATATTGCAGAGCATATCACCGTCTATATAGACGACGAACAGCTGATTGCGGGACGGGGCGGGCGCACAGGGCGGTACGGCATCCTCTATCCGGAGCTCGATGGTGACTATCTGGATACTGTAATCAGAGAGCTGCCCGGCCGCGGCCAGTCTCCGTTTGATCTGACTGCTGAAGATGCTGATATTATTGTGAACGAGATTTCACCGTACTGGAAAGGCCGGACCTTTCATGAGGCGCTTGCGGCCGCACTGCCCGCCGATACGCTGAAGGTGACCTATGATCCGGAAGACCCGCTGAAATCCAGATTCATCGTCAACGAAACGGCATCCTTCCGGTCATCCATCCAGTGGGTGCATGATTATGAGAAGGTGCTGCGCATTGGCTATAAGGGGATCAAGGAGGAGGCGCTGCGGGAGATCGGGCAGCTCGACCCGTACAGTCCGGTTGACAACATGGAGAAGCTGCCCTTCCTGCAGGCTATAGTGAATGTATCGGACGCCATCGTACTGTGGGCGAACCGGCATTCTGCGCTTGCTGCCAGTCTGGCGCTAAGCGAAGCTGATCCTGCGCGCCAGGCCGAGCTGCGGAGAATTGCTGCTATCTGCTCGCATGTGCCGGAGCATCCGCCCCGCAGCTTCCATGAAGCGGTACAGTCGCAATGGTTCGTCCAGATGTTCTCCAGGCTGGAACAGAAGACAGGGACGGTCATTTCGAATGGAAGGATGGACCAGTATCTGTATCCGTTCTACCGGAAGGATTCTGAGCTGGGACGGATTAACGATGAACAGGTTATCGAACTGCTGGAATGTGTATGGAATGCGATGGCCCAGTTCCTCGATCTTTACATCTCGCCGACGGGCGGTGCCTTTAACGAAGGGTATGCGCACTGGGAAGCGGTAACGGTCGGCGGACAGACGCCGGGCGGGCTGGATGCGACCAATGAGCTCACTTATCTGATGCTTCAGTCCAAACGGGAATTTCCTTTGAACTATCCCGATCTGGCAGCCCGGATCCATACAAGGGCACCGGAACGCTACTTGTATGAGGTGGCGGAGACAATCAAGGAAGGCTCGGGTTTCCCCAAGCTGATCAATGACGAAGAGGTAGTGCCGCTGCTGCTGGCCAAGGGGGCGACCTTCGAGGAAGCCTATGATTATGCGGTATCAGGCTGTGCAGAATGCCGGATGCCCAACCGGGACACGTATACGAGTCCGTGCGCTTACATCAATTTTGCCGCTGCCGTTGAGATGACGCTGCGCAACGGGCAAATGCTGCGTTATCCCGGCGAGACGCTCGGGCTTGAGACGGGTGAAGCGGCCAGCTTCCTTTCGTGGGAACAGTTCTTTGCTGCCTATAAAGCCCAGCAGAAGTATTTCCTGAAGCATGCGTTCATCCAGCAGCACGCGATTATCCGGCTGCGCAGCAGTCATTTTGCCGCTCCGTTAAGCTCCTCCATGCATAAGCTGTGCCTCCAGAATTATAAGGATATCCATGAACCGCATATCGAGGGCGGAATTGACCTTGGCTATTTCGAATTTATCGGCTACGGTACGGTAATCGATTCTCTGGCTGCCATTAAAAAAGTAGTCTTCGAGGATAAAAGGATTTCGATGACCCGGCTCATAGAGGCGCTGGACCATGATTTTGAAGGTTATGAGGCGGTCCGGCAGGTGCTGGCCCATGCGCCAAGTTACGGTAACAACGATGATTATGCGGATTCGATTGCTAAGGAGCTGGATGAAGAAGCCCTGAAATTCACCCGCGCGTACTCGAAGGAGCTTGGAGTGAACCTGGATCTCCGGTACGTTCCGTTTACGTCCCATGTTCCGTTCGGCAAGGTTGTCTCAGCTACCCCTAACGGCCGCAAAGCCTACTCTCCGCTTGCAGACGGCTCCTCCGCCTCGCACGGCGCAGACATTAACGGACCAACGGCTGTCCTGCTCTCCAACTACTACTCCAAGAACTACAACTACCGGGAAAGAGCCGCGAGACTGCTCAATATTAAACTTACGCCTTCTGTTATTGAAGGAGAAGAGGGAAGCTTTAAGCTCGTCTCTTTCATCCGGACCTGGAGCGATTTGCGCCTCTGGCATCTGCAGTTCAACATTATTAACAGGCAGACGCTGCTGGACGCGCAGCGCGACCCGGAGCAATACCGTAATCTGCTGGTGCGGATCGCCGGCTACAGCGCTTATTTCACAGATCTCTCAGAGGATCTGCAGAATGATCTGATCCGGAGAACCGGGCATACGGCAATCTGATGCGAGAACCAAGGAGCAGCCGGGGCAGGAATGGGCAGGAATGGAGAATGGGAATGGTGCATCAGCCGGTTCAAGGCAATATCTTCAATATTCAAAGATATTCAGTGCATGACGGTCCGGGCATCCGTACCGTAGTGTTCATGAAGGGATGTCCGCTGCGCTGCAAGTGGTGCAGCAATCCGGAATCATGGCTGTCTGCCCGGGAAATGTATTATGATGCAGGCAAATGTATCGGTGCTGCAGCCTGCGGCTTCTGTCTTGCGGCCTGTGGACACGGCGCTATCTCAGTGAATCGGGACAGCGGGAAGGTGGAGATGAACCGCGGAAGCTGTGCCGAAGGCTGTCTGGATTGCGCGGCCGCCTGTCCGGCCCAAGCCATTGATGTGTACGGACGTCTGATGACGGTGGACGAGGTGCTGAAGATTGCCGAACAGGACAGTATGTTCTATGCAAGATCCGGCGGCGGCCTGACGCTCAGCGGAGGGGAGGCTACTGCCCAGATCGGATTCGCTGAAGCTCTGCTGGCCGGAGCGAAGCGGCGGCGGATCCACACCGCAATGGAAACCTGCGGCCACACTCCCTGGAGCCATTTCAGCAGGCTGCTGCCCGGCCTGGATATGATCCATTATGATTTGAAGTCACTTAACGAGCAGGCTCACCGTAAGTTTACCGGGGTAGCTCCGCATTTGATCAAAGACAATCTGGAACGCCTGAGCCGTTCGTTCGAGCCCGGCCGGATCGTAGTCCGCACCCCGGTCATTCCCGGGTTCAACGACACGGCCGGAGACATTGCGGAGATTGCCGGATTCGTCGCCAGCCTGGGCATCCGCCACGAGCTGCTGAAATACCACCGGTACGGCTCGGTGAAATATGGTTTGCTGGGCAGGGTCTACGAGCTTGGGCAAGCGGATCTATCAGCTGAGCGGTTCGCAGAACTCGCCGGGGTTGCGGCCCGGTATTCCTGATAAGCGTCAGGTGAGCATAATCACTTACCACTGAAGGGCTGTTTCCAAGAGCCGGTTCAAGGCTTGCGGGACAGCCTTTTTTGGCGCGGGAAACGTTTTTTATTGTATAGGCATTTATGCAAAGTGAGAAAGTGCGGATAAGGGTGAAAAAGCGACTAAGCAGCTTGGAACGACACTCACGGGTGTCAGGATACCTCGGCAGCAGAACAATAGATGGATAATGTACACTTGTTAAAAGAACGAAGGCCTCAGGTAGTGCAGGAAATCAGCCATTATGCTATAAATTACGGCCATCCGTATATATCTGGTTTTGAATACATGGCCTACAATGAAGTAGACAAATATGATAAGGAGGCGCTGCGATGAAGTGGGCATTAGTAACCGGAGCTGACCGGGGAGTCGGACTCAGCCTGGTAAAGGGACTGCTTGAACGGGGATATTCTGTGTTTGCCGGACATTATGCCGGAAGCGGGGAAGAGCTGAAGCTGCTGGAGGAGGCCAGTGCAGAACGGCTGCGGGTGCTTCCGCTCGATATCAGCGATGCGGATAGTGTAGGCAAGGCACTGGAAGCGGTTGCGGCAGCTACGGACCGGCTGGATATCCTGATTAATAACGGGGCAATCCTGGGGGATATGCAGGCTACGGTGGAGGATGAGCTGGACTTTGAAGAAATGGACCGGGTATTCCGCGTGAATGCGCTGGGTTCGCTGCGGATGTCAAACGGACTGATCGGGCCCGTTATGGCAAGTGGCAGCAAGATGATCGTCAACATCTCCTCCGAGGCGGGCAGCATCGGGAGCTGCTGGCGTAATTCCTGGTACGCCTACTGCATGTCCAAGGCTGCTCTCAATATGCAGTCCCAGCTGATTCATAACCAGATATCACCGCAAGGCGGCAAGGTCATGGTCATTCATCCCGGCCATGTACAGACTTATATGCAGGGTAAGCTGGATGTGTCGGGCAGCCTGACACCGGATGAATCTGCCGGGCATATTCTTAGGCTGGTGGATGAGCGGCTGGCGCCAGATTATACCGGGGAGGGGCTGACCCTCATTGATTATGAAGGCCGGACACTCCCGTGGTAATCTGCGTGTCAATGTAATTAAATGATGCCCGGCGTGGATTCCCTGATAATCGGCGCTGTGTAGATATGCGAGACCTGGAAGGGCTGTTCCGGTGTCTGGATCCGTGACAGCAGCAT encodes:
- a CDS encoding SDR family oxidoreductase, with translation MKWALVTGADRGVGLSLVKGLLERGYSVFAGHYAGSGEELKLLEEASAERLRVLPLDISDADSVGKALEAVAAATDRLDILINNGAILGDMQATVEDELDFEEMDRVFRVNALGSLRMSNGLIGPVMASGSKMIVNISSEAGSIGSCWRNSWYAYCMSKAALNMQSQLIHNQISPQGGKVMVIHPGHVQTYMQGKLDVSGSLTPDESAGHILRLVDERLAPDYTGEGLTLIDYEGRTLPW
- the ssuD gene encoding FMNH2-dependent alkanesulfonate monooxygenase; protein product: MKIFWFIPTYGDGRYLGTETGSRAATPGYYRQIAAAADDLGYEGVLIPTGRGCEDAWVIASSLLPLTRRLKFLVAIRPDLMSPTLAARMAATFDRSSGGRLLLNVVTGGDPEELQGDGVFLSHDERYERADEFLTVWRKAIRQEEVTFSGKHIQVSKAKVLQPAVQSPYPPLYFGGSSDAALRTAARHIDVYLTWGEPPEQVKAKIAAVRRLAELEGRTVRFGIRLHVIVRETREEAWQAAERLISHLDEDTIAAAQQVFNKMDSVGQKRMAELHGGDRSQLTISPDLWAGIGLVRGGAGTALVGDPETVALRMREYAALGIETFVFSGYPHLEEAYRVAELLFPLLPLDGLDTRQDQAARGEAVALGNSVRSQPAGNSEPSGYH
- a CDS encoding ABC transporter ATP-binding protein, whose amino-acid sequence is MNSHILQISGLHKAFTVPQGQVQALHNISLSVSEGEFVTIIGPSGCGKSTLLKIIAGLDNAYEGRILLNGQPILGPSIEKGFIFQEPRLFPWLTVQKNIAGNLSLKDPKIRRRVEELIGLVRLKGFEQAYPRELSGGMAQRVAIARALLRGPKVLLLDEPFGALDAFTRSHMQEVLLDIWQKDKTTMLLVTHDLDEAVFLGERVVVMNARPGQIQSLQHIELPHPRRKASTAFEQYRRTVLNEFEKVEETRTASL
- a CDS encoding GntR family transcriptional regulator; this encodes MIGVVLDRNNSIPLHLQVRNLLRNDIFKGNYTEKIPAEHVLMDKYSVSRATVRRAIRTLIDDGMLESRQGLGTFVAVRPIEEWLGNLSTFYDIIGERGLTPDIRVLKQGIVEAPQDAAAIFGVPQLYETIRLRLANDTPVVLETQYYPPEIGEKLALLDLSNVSTYDVLETELGLNLWEAQQTIAAIIPAAEEKKLLGMTAEPSCALLSKRLVLDHDGNPLEYEKSIYRADNYAFRINLTRRRKL
- a CDS encoding glycyl-radical enzyme activating protein; translated protein: MREPRSSRGRNGQEWRMGMVHQPVQGNIFNIQRYSVHDGPGIRTVVFMKGCPLRCKWCSNPESWLSAREMYYDAGKCIGAAACGFCLAACGHGAISVNRDSGKVEMNRGSCAEGCLDCAAACPAQAIDVYGRLMTVDEVLKIAEQDSMFYARSGGGLTLSGGEATAQIGFAEALLAGAKRRRIHTAMETCGHTPWSHFSRLLPGLDMIHYDLKSLNEQAHRKFTGVAPHLIKDNLERLSRSFEPGRIVVRTPVIPGFNDTAGDIAEIAGFVASLGIRHELLKYHRYGSVKYGLLGRVYELGQADLSAERFAELAGVAARYS
- a CDS encoding ABC transporter substrate-binding protein, which translates into the protein MKKKLRLLLTGGVALALCVQLAACGNSKEADGAAKPESVTIGYQDIPNDEVVARAKEWYEDELGVPVNFKKFDSGRDVNTAFASSSIDIGLMGSTPASVGIATGLAYEVFWIHDVIGPAESLAVRNSAGVSSLKELAGKKVAVPFSSTAHYSLLNALELAGVNLADVQILDLQPNDIFAAWQRGDIDAAYVWNPVLGELLKDGTVLTDSGKLAEQGIVTADVGVVSKAFAGKYPDIVAKYIKVQQKAYDLYTRSPDEAGEALAKGLNISKEEALKQTGDLIWLPAGEQLSAKYFGPGDSKGDLASILKATADFLVEQKALEQAPDLEAFKQGINSEYIERALK
- a CDS encoding ABC transporter permease subunit, with product MEKLANLRRWARRLVKAERLLTISTILILLLLWFALTELKLVPEILVPSPNRVFTSFIHILQEGYKDNSLLTHLRDSMMRLLSSFVLVILTAIPLGLLSGYNSKVRAIMYPLVEFYRPLPPLAYYTLLVLWMGIEDSSKIALLYLAGFAPVFIACESGVRKLKQDYIDGAYTLGADSRQIFFHVVFPACLPDIFIGLRTAVGVSYTTLVAAEMVAAVTGIGWMVLDASKFLRSDIIFVGIIIMGITGMWIDAGLRAIERKAVPWKGKE
- a CDS encoding aminotransferase class III-fold pyridoxal phosphate-dependent enzyme, giving the protein MKQTLTGVPQAAELAELHREHLWLHLTNHRLYETQEPPIMAEGKGYMLKDIQGREFVDGLSGGVWVVNVGHGRESIADAVSRQLKTLPYYAGSMATPPYIMLAAKLASLLPSLPKVYLSNSGSEANEKAFKMVRQYFAVKSPGKKKYKIIYRNRDYHGTTLAALASSGQQERKADFGPLPEGFAEIPHALCYRCPFGKSYPGCNIDCARALEQVIQQEGEDSVAAVILEPVTAGGGIIPPVPEYYPVLQEICRRYGVLLILDEVVTGFGRTGALFGHQHYDVEPDIITLAKGLASGYMPISATLARKEIFSQFLAGPEEPDGFFRDISTFGGCAGSSVAALENIRIIEEERLAENSAVMGAYLLECLRELEVLPIVGNIRGQGLLAGVELVEDKRSKVPLPENRLAQVVAAAREEGVIIGRMTRSVPGYNNVLYMAPPLIIDKYGIDRITGALGKALRRQL
- a CDS encoding pyruvate formate lyase family protein, with the protein product MTVQPVLSAQEQRLLLAPGERTLPGHERAVRILHSFQNQRPKIDVERARLFTESFRQTEGEALILRWSKALLHIAEHITVYIDDEQLIAGRGGRTGRYGILYPELDGDYLDTVIRELPGRGQSPFDLTAEDADIIVNEISPYWKGRTFHEALAAALPADTLKVTYDPEDPLKSRFIVNETASFRSSIQWVHDYEKVLRIGYKGIKEEALREIGQLDPYSPVDNMEKLPFLQAIVNVSDAIVLWANRHSALAASLALSEADPARQAELRRIAAICSHVPEHPPRSFHEAVQSQWFVQMFSRLEQKTGTVISNGRMDQYLYPFYRKDSELGRINDEQVIELLECVWNAMAQFLDLYISPTGGAFNEGYAHWEAVTVGGQTPGGLDATNELTYLMLQSKREFPLNYPDLAARIHTRAPERYLYEVAETIKEGSGFPKLINDEEVVPLLLAKGATFEEAYDYAVSGCAECRMPNRDTYTSPCAYINFAAAVEMTLRNGQMLRYPGETLGLETGEAASFLSWEQFFAAYKAQQKYFLKHAFIQQHAIIRLRSSHFAAPLSSSMHKLCLQNYKDIHEPHIEGGIDLGYFEFIGYGTVIDSLAAIKKVVFEDKRISMTRLIEALDHDFEGYEAVRQVLAHAPSYGNNDDYADSIAKELDEEALKFTRAYSKELGVNLDLRYVPFTSHVPFGKVVSATPNGRKAYSPLADGSSASHGADINGPTAVLLSNYYSKNYNYRERAARLLNIKLTPSVIEGEEGSFKLVSFIRTWSDLRLWHLQFNIINRQTLLDAQRDPEQYRNLLVRIAGYSAYFTDLSEDLQNDLIRRTGHTAI
- a CDS encoding ABC transporter ATP-binding protein — protein: MPIAGQITSRENPDAIISVENVSLAYGQGSAANVLEDIDIKLHEGEFVCLLGPSGCGKSTLLKIIAGLIAPTGGTAVMDGEEIKGPDWHRGVVFQQPPLYSWLSTRENVRFGLKMRKIPKPESLRLADEYLRKVGLLDYAGHKPYELSGGMKQRVAIARALVNNPRVLLMDEPFGALDALTREDMQLLLRNIWRETGCTILFITHDVDEALSLGTRVLVMSRSPGRILQEFTPPFTYGITGGESGNTRYTPEFHRLREEILGLINKQKLPSLST